A stretch of the Gossypium hirsutum isolate 1008001.06 chromosome D07, Gossypium_hirsutum_v2.1, whole genome shotgun sequence genome encodes the following:
- the LOC121202795 gene encoding gibberellin 20 oxidase 1-A, whose protein sequence is MVHCLPKVFVIQDKPMLPSTAAVAKDEHRPLAFDASILGSESNIPSQFIWPDDEKPCLDAPALVIPTIDLGAFLLGDSLAVSKAAEVVNEACKKHGFFLVVNHGVDSGLIDKAHQYMDRFFSLQLSEKQKAKRKVGESYGYASSFVGRFSSKLPWKETLSFRYCPHTQNIVQHYMVNWMGEDFRDFGRLYQEYCEAMNKVSQEIMGLLGISLGLDQAYFKDFFEQNDSILRLNHYPPCQKPELTLGTGPHTDPTSLTILHQDQVGGLQVFADEKWHSVAPIPGAFVVNVGDTFMALTNGFYKSCLHRAVVNTETVRKSLAFFLCPKLERPVTPAAGLVTAENPRKYPDFTWAALLKFTQNHYRADMKTLVAFSKWVQEQESNYKLIP, encoded by the exons ATGGTACATTGTCTGCCAAAGGTTTTTGTCATTCAAGACAAGCCGATGCTTCCATCAACTGCTGCTGTCGCAAAGGATGAGCATCGGCCTTTAGCTTTCGATGCATCGATCCTTGGATCTGAATCCAACATACCCTCTCAGTTCATATGGCCTGACGACGAGAAGCCATGCCTGGATGCCCCGGCACTTGTAATTCCAACCATTGACTTGGGAGCTTTCTTGCTTGGGGACTCTCTTGCTGTATCAAAAGCGGCAGAGGTGGTGAATGAGGCATGCAAGAAGCATGGGTTTTTTCTGGTTGTAAACCATGGGGTGGATTCAGGGCTTATAGACAAAGCCCATCAGTACATGGACCGCTTCTTCAGCCTACAACTCTCTGAGAAGCAAAAGGCTAAGAGAAAAGTAGGAGAAAGCTATGGGTATGCAAGCAGTTTCGTTGGCAGGTTTTCCTCCAAGTTGCCATGGAAAGAGACACTGTCTTTTCGGTACTGTCCTCACACTCAAAATATCGTGCAACACTATATGGTGAATTGGATGGGTGAAGATTTTAGAGATTTCGG GAGGCTTTACCAGGAATATTGTGAAGCCATGAACAAGGTTTCCCAAGAGATAATGGGGCTGCTAGGGATAAGTCTAGGACTTGACCAAGCCTACTTCAAAGACTTTTTCGAACAAAATGATTCAATCCTGAGACTGAATCACTATCCCCCATGCCAAAAGCCTGAGTTGACTCTGGGAACCGGTCCCCACACCGATCCCACTTCCTTGACAATCCTTCATCAGGATCAAGTTGGAGGCCTTCAGGTGTTTGCAGATGAAAAGTGGCACTCCGTTGCTCCCATCCCAGGAGCTTTTGTTGTCAACGTTGGCGACACATTCATG GCTTTGACAAACGGTTTTTACAAGAGCTGCTTGCACAGAGCAGTGGTGAATACTGAAACGGTGAGAAAATCACTTGCATTCTTTCTATGTCCCAAGCTGGAGAGACCGGTGACACCAGCAGCTGGCTTAGTTACTGCCGAAAATCCGAGGAAATACCCAGACTTCACTTGGGCAGCACTGCTGAAGTTCACACAGAACCATTACCGTGCTGACATGAAAACCCTTGTTGCATTCTCCAAATGGGTTCAAGAACAAGAATCGAACTACAAATTAATACCTTAG